The Chlorocebus sabaeus isolate Y175 chromosome 6, mChlSab1.0.hap1, whole genome shotgun sequence genome has a segment encoding these proteins:
- the ACP7 gene encoding LOW QUALITY PROTEIN: acid phosphatase type 7 (The sequence of the model RefSeq protein was modified relative to this genomic sequence to represent the inferred CDS: deleted 1 base in 1 codon), which translates to MHPLPGYWSCCSLLLLFSLGVQEGVQGSPGAPSAAPEQVHLSYPGEPGSMTVTWTTWVPTRSEVQFGLQPTGPLPLRAQGTFVPFVDGGILRRKLYIHRVTLRKLLPGVQYVYRCGSAQGWSRRFRFRALKNGAHWSPRLAVFGDLGADNPKALPRLRRDTQQGMYDAVLHVGDFAYNMDQDNARVGDRFMRLIEPVAASLPYMTCPGNHEERYNFSNYKARFSMPGDNEGLWYSWDLGPAHIISFSTEVYFFLHYGRHLVQRQFRWLESDLQKANKNRAARPWIITMGHRPMYCSNADLDDCTRHESKVRRGLQGKLYGLEDLFYKYGVDLQLWAHEHSYERLWPIYNYQVFNGSEEMPYTNPRGPVHIITGSAGCEERLTPFAVFPRPWSAVRVKEYGYTRLHILNGTHIHIQQVSDDQDGKIVDDVWVVRPLFGRRMYL; encoded by the exons GTGAGCCAGGCTCCATGACTGTAACCTGGACCACATGGGTCCCAACCCGCTCTGAAGTGCAATTCGGGTTGCAGCCGACGGGGCCTCTGCCCCTCCGCGCCCAAGGCACCTTCGTCCCCTTTGTGGACGGGGGCATTCTCCGGCGGAAGCTCTACATACACCGAGTCACGCTTCGGAAGCTGCTGCCGGGGGTTCAGTATG TTTATCGCTGTGGCAGTGCGCAAGGCTGGAGCCGTCGGTTCCGCTTCAGGGCCCTCAAGAATGGGGCCCACTGGAGTCCCCGCCTGGCTGTGTTTGGGGACCTGGGGGCTGACAACCCGAAGGCCTTACCGCGGCTGCGCAGGGACACCCAGCAGGGCATGTACGACGCCGTTCTCCACGTGG gaGACTTTGCCTACAACATGGATCAGGACAATGCCCGCGTCGGGGATAGGTTTATGCGGCTCATTGAACCTGTGGCTGCCAGCCTGCCGTACATGACATGC CCCGGGAACCACGAAGAACGCTA CAACTTCTCTAACTACAAGGCTCGCTTCAGCATGCCGGGAGATAATGAGGGCCTGTGGTACAG CTGGGATCTGGGTCCCGCCCACATCATCTCCTTCTCCACCGAGGtctatttctttctccattaCGGCCGCCACCTGGTACAGAGGCAGTTTCGCTGGCTGGAGAGCGACCTCCAG AAAGCCAATAAGAACCGGGCAGCCCGGCCGTGGATCATCACCATGGGGCACCGGCCCATGTACTGCTCCAACGCAGATCTGGACGACTGCACACGACATGAAAGCAAG GTCCGCAGAGGCCTCCAAGGCAAGCTGTATGGTTTGGAGGATCTTTTCTACAAATACG GAGTGGATCTGCAGCTGTGGGCTCATGAGCACTCGTATGAACGACTGTGGCCAATTTACAACTACCAG GTATTTAACGGCAGCGAAGAGATGCCCTACACGAACCCGCGAGGACCCGTCCACATCATCACAGGATCTGCC GGCTGTGAGGAGCGGCTGACGCCCTTTGCTGTCTTCCCGAGGCCCTGGAGTGCCGTGCGTGTGAAGGAGTACGGGTACACCCGGCTGCACATCCTCAACGGGACCCACATCCACATCCAGCAGGTGTCGGACGACCAG GATGGGAAGATCGTAGATGATGTCTGGGTGGTGAGACCCCTGTTTGGCCGGAGGATGTATCTCTAG